In Notamacropus eugenii isolate mMacEug1 chromosome 1, mMacEug1.pri_v2, whole genome shotgun sequence, one genomic interval encodes:
- the LOC140526599 gene encoding olfactory receptor 1N2-like translates to MGQENRTSITEFILLGLSELPDQQTLLFGLFLVMYLITVAGNLLIILAISSDSHLQSPMYFFLANLSFADICFTSASIPKMLVNIETQRQTISYVGCITQLYFLLAFGCLDNFLLAAMAYDRYVAICRPLHYASVMSPQHCVLMLSVCWALTNIPALTHSILLAHLNFCTPHAIPHFFCDISPLIKLACSDTHINELMIIILGAIFLIVPLALIVLSYAQITSAILGFSSPEGRWKAFSTCGSHLTVVLLFYGSLMGVYLFPSSSYSVQRKSTAAVLYMVVTPMMNPFIYSLRNRDMKGALGKLLGNGKTLSSP, encoded by the coding sequence GACTCTCTGAACTGCCAGATCAGCAGACACTGCTTTTTGGGCTTTTCCTGGTCATGTACCTGATCACTGTGGCGGGGAACCTGCTCATAATATTAGCCATTAGCTCTGACTCGCATCTCCAAAGTCCTATGTATTTCTTCTTAGCCAACCTGTCCTTTGCAGACATCTGTTTTACGTCAGCTTCCATACCCAAGATGCTGGTGAACATTGAGACCCAGCGTCAGACCATCTCCTATGTTGGATGTATCACCCAGTTATATTTCCTTCTTGCATTTGGGTGTCTTGACAACTTCCTCCTGGCTGCAATGGCCTATGACCGCTATGTGGCTATCTGTCGTCCCCTTCACTATGCCTCAGTCATGAGCCCCCAGCACTGTGTGCTGATGCTGAGTGTGTGCTGGGCTCTGACCAATATTCCTGCCCTGACACATAGCATTCTACTGGCCCACCTGAATTTCTGTACCCCTCATGCCATCCCCCACTTCTTCTGTGATATTAGTCCCCTGATAAAGTTGGCATGCTCAGATACCCACATAAATGAACTGATGATAATCATCTTGGGAGCAATATTTCTCATTGTTCCCCTTGCCCTCATTGTCCTCTCCTATGCACAAATCACCTCTGCTATCCTTGGTTTCTCTTCTCCTGAAGGAAGATGGAAAGCCTTCTCTACCTGTGGGTCCCACCTCACtgttgtcttacttttctatggTTCCCTAATGGGTGTGTATTTATTCCCATCATCTAGCTACTCTGTTCAAAGGAAGAGTACAGCTGCTGTCCTCTACATGGTGGTGACCCCCATGATGAACCCATTCATCTATAGCCTGAGGAACAGAGACATGAAAGGGGCACTAGGGAAGCTTCTTGGCAATGGAAAAACTCTTTCCTCTCCATAA